The window GGATTCGTTGAGTGAATGTAAGTTATTTTTCTCTAACGGATTCGCTGAGTGAATGTAAGTTATTTTTCTCTAACggattcggcccggcatggcctagcgcgtaaggcgtgcgactcgtaatccgagggtcgtgggttcgcgcccgcgtcgcgttaaacatgctcgccctcccagccgtgggggcgttataatgttacattcaatcccactattcgttgataaaagagtagcccaagagttggcggtgggtggtgatgactagctgccttccctctagtcttacactgctaagttagggacggctagcatagatagccctcgagtagctttgtgcgaaattccaaaacaaacaaacaaactctaacgGATTCGCTGAGTGAATGAGAGTGAGAAGGGTATTAATTTCCAATAGTTGATAaacttttttcttctaatttctgTATATCTATTGTTCATAAACAAATTTCTTGACGAAGTATTTGATCGATTTGAAACGGATTTGATGAAAATCTTTAGCTAGCAAGTAAACCTATTAAAGACGATTTTTGgtaaaaaaattgtgtttatattaaaGTCTTAGCGTCATTCGGCAGTATCATAACctctgactgtattgtccaatTATCCGAAATAAAACGTTAGGTGATCTGTGTATTTGTATCTTGAAGTTTAGGGCTTTGTTAAACCTAACTTTGTTTTTtggcagcttttttttttttaatttcgcgcaaagctactcaagggctatctgcgctagtcatccctaatttaacagtgtaaaactagagggaaggcagctagtcatcaccacccactatcaactcttaagctactcttttaccaatgaaaagtgggattgaccataacattataacgcccccacggctgaaagagcaagtatgtttgatgtgacaaagattcgaacccgcgaccctcacattacgagtcgagtgccttatccacctggccatgccgggccttttaacaGCTTCTTACATATAATGTCATTTCACaagattttctttcttaatacctTGTACAATGTTCCCTTGATTAACTGAAAGTACATACAGTCCAGTACATACTGTTTAGTAGATATATTAAGGATTTCAGAACAATCGcgttcaaaattacaaaaaaaaatgtgggGCTTCAATGTGTCGTTTTTTttacaagaagaagaaaagaaaaaaatgtccgGTTATTTTTGATGTACAGCTTGTAGTTGCCTCTTAATTGTAATAATGAAATGTCTAGACTTTTAAAGGGGTGATATATTTCTTGTCACTTCAGTACATAACACACTGGCCTTTCCTTGATGCGCCATCACCAATACTGGGTTTCGTTTCGGCTAAACGTAAGGTTACCACAGAACAGACCTCACGCCGACTGCCGCTAGCTAACAACCTCCTAGTTTATCCGCTGTCGACTCATGATAAATCGCCCTCAAGCTCCGGTTTGCATCCTAATGAAACTCTTCTATCGGTTGCGTTAGCGATGCTGCCGGCCCTTCCACGAAGAAACACGGGGAGGTTGCAGGGCCTGAGCTCCCGAACAATGGTTTCTAATCGGCGAAGCCACATGCCGCACCGTGACTTTAATGAATTGCAGAACGCAGGGTGCATGCAAAACATGTTCCCAGATGGCGCGAGCCCTCTAgtttttcttcatcatgtgtcagtATTATTTataggtttgtgtttttttttaccatctcTGACCAACACTAGAGTACAAGTTTATGAATTTCATATCTTCCTAAACGAAGTATGCTTTGATTTTCAAACACTCAGTggagaagaaaaacagaaaaaactcCATCATCTTCTGGAACTTCTCTGCAGTACATATCTTATATATGACGTCATAATGTTCTCAACAGTCACTCTTGTGGTCAAGCGTTTTCCGGGAATGCTTATGTACTGTGTAGATATTTACACCACACTGTGCATATACGACAAAAGGGAAAACATCTGGAAACAAAGACTTCTTTTAAGTTCACATTTTTAGTTACTTCGATTCGTTTCTGTTCTACAACCTCCGCCGACAAGCGAGCTAATTTTCACCACTCCGCGTGCTATTGTCTCGTTCAATCACGAGATTGTTTGTGTTCAAGGAAGCAAAGAAAATGAGCTCATCCTTGCTGTCAACTCCACAGGAGATAAATGGTTGTATCGCTTTGCACAACTTCTCTGCTTCGCAGCAAAGCCTCCTACTCAGGGACGTCCGTCACTTCCTATTCGGCTGACTTAGTGTTATAGTACTCTTATCTTTTGCCTGAGTCGTCTTTTAAACTCCATAAAAAATTGTTCCTTTTAACACTGTCGCATACATTTAAGGTAAATATTCGACTAGATCCAATGTACGTGACGATGTTGTAGCTGTAAGGAAATAAAAAAGAACCTTGCCCAACAACAATCCCCCCCCCCTCAGAGTGTGTTTTAAGTCTTCCCCAGTAAAGCTCTCCTGGAAATACTTGAACAAGTAAAAAGGGAAAACAAATGTGTGGAAATCAAACGTAAAAAACGTTCAAATAGATTCTGTGTGAGCCAAGACTGGCaaaaaaaaatatgcagcgtattttgtttaattttaatgtgttttgtttatgtatggttataatatatatatatgcatttcttaattcaaaaacaaacaaaatttaataggAAGAATTAATTAGCTATAAAACACTAATAATCGTTTTCTTCACTTTATTTAGTAAAACGTTCCGATACTAGTGAAATAgtagaaattaaaagaaacaacatgttttgtttgttttttgaatttcgcacaaagctacacgagggctatctgtgctagccatccctaatttagcagtgtaagactagagggaaggcagctagccatcaccacccaccgccaactaactcttgggctactcttttaccaacgaatagtgagattgaccgtcaatttataacgcccccacggctgaaagggcgagtatgtttggtgtgacgggaattcgaacccgcgaccctcagattacgagtcgaacgccttaacccacctggccatgtcgggccgaaacAACATGTCTATGGTTCCAGTTGTTAGAATATCTGTTGACTCGGCAtggcttgactcgtaatctgggggtcgagggttcgaattcccgtcacaccaaacatggtcgctccTCCATtcttgggggcattatattgtgtcgaccaatcccactattcgttggcaaaaaagtagcacaagagctggcggtgggtggcgataattagctgccttccctttagtcttacactgctaaattagggacaggcagcgcagatagctctcgtgtagctttgctcaaaattaaaaaaaacaaatagaatatcTGTCCTTTGTGTTAAGCTTTGTTATGGAAACCAAATGTGGCGAAACCTTGTTCACATTGAAGTACCACAATAGTTTCAAAAATCCATTTTCTTCTAAACTAGGCTCACATTTGAAAGTCCTAGAGAAGTGAAAAGCTGTATGTTTAGGTCAATTTGACAACTACCGCCACTGAATCAAGAGGATTCTTTTACATCTATGTGTTTGTGCAGTATGTATCTGTAACGTAAATTTCTCAATAATGTCTTGATTGTCTTTGTATAAAGTGTCACAGAGACATCAAATCGATTTATTTTTTGGTCAAAAGTCGAAGacgaaatataattattattaaaagtttgagTTAAATTTGCTGTAAATATCCTCATATCCTCACTGGAATTAATATGGGATTTTGTCCCACGTATTAATGTCAACGTCAAATACCGTTGGCTGAGTTTCAACGTACTAGAACAACTGATGATAATCTATGATATGTAAAATATGAGATCTTGATTTTATGatctacatatctatataatAACTTGATAAGTTCACGCAGAAAGAGATGTAAATGAATAGATATTTTATTTCGTGGACTATGCAATATACTTTTTATAGTAAGCATTTATTTCTCTAAAATAAGTGGCTTCTACAGACTTATagtcatttttttattgttatcaatGAGAAATGGATGTTTTAATTGCGATATTTCGCATCGGCTaattgtttaaaagaagaataacTGACTGCATAATATCAAACCTTCATTATTCCATTTAGTCTGGCTTACGTTCGTCGTGTAAACACGCTTCGAACGACTGCACATAATAATCACGATCCATTATTACCAATATGTCTACATTCAGAGAGTGATACATCAAAACCACGTGGGCTCTCCCAGAAAGATGCTCTAATCACCCAAGTGGTGCCCTGACTGTTCTCGGGTCTAATAAAACCTGCTGCTGGCACAGTCTATTCGACGACATAGTCCGTCACTAAGCTAAAAGTCAGAGTGTACTGAGTCTTCGTGCctagttaaattattaattagcGGCCTCAGACCTGGTCGAATCGGGTAACGCTTTTCCATATGCTTCCCCTTTTTGCATGCGAGGATGTCACGCAATAGTAGGGGAGCAGACATTGTATTATCCACCAGCAGCGTGGATCCTGAGGGCAATGAAGTCGCGACCTCTGTTGGATGTTTGTGATAGGTAGATAGCCCCCTGTGACTCACCAATAGGAAGGGTTGTTTGTCGGCTGTTTGGTGACCTGGTACAAAAGAAATGCCAAAAAATTCAAGATTTTTGGATGGAGTAAACAGATTCAGAATAcataaccaataaaaataaaactgctatATCCTTATCTCGACACATGTCATGTGATAACTATATAGCACATGTTATCTCTGAGAACTACTTTAACAGACTACCAAATCTCACTTCAACACATTAGAAGAGACCAATAACCCTCTTACCAAGTCTTACTTTAACGCGGTATATAAGACCAACAACTCTCTTACGAAGTCTTATCTCAACACAATATGAGAGACTAACAACTCTCTTACTAAGTCTTACCTTAACACGGTACAGGAGACCAACAATTCTTTACCAAGTTGTACCTCAACACGGTACAGGAGACCAACAACTCACCAAGTCTTAACTCAACACGATATAGGAGACCAACAACCCTTTTTATCAAGTTTAATCTGAACAGATACCGATGTTTGTTATTCTCTGCAAGATAACAATACGTGTATGCTGTTCATGACTAATTCATGGTTTCGTTCGTGTTTTGTGTTCTTGTTACTATGGACCCTAAATTAGTGTTCATTACACTGGAAGAGGCCAACCCATCGTTTCACTATTTTCTGTGAAAATGTTGTTCGTTTCAATATCTGAATACGGTTCGTACGTAGCTCGAGTTTCTAGTCATGACTGAGTACGATCGTTTGCAACTCTTACACAGTCATGGTGAAACATGTTATTTACAGTAACAGTATTTTTTCACATAACCATCGATTCAGGTACAATGATCATGTCACTTCTCTAGGAAATGCTGACAGATGTctctataaaagaaaattacaacagATGTCTCTTACAAAGGGcactgaaaaatgtttgttttgaaaggaAGCGACAATTGAtcccatttttaaattttttaaaaaacgtgtcgatagtttagttttataaacaaacttcGAGGGACTTTGTtatgaaatacaatttaaaacacacatataGGAAATTAACAATATCAGTTTCTCTGTTGTACTGAACTATGGCTGTTtatataatatgtgtgtgtgtatatatatatatatatatataaaacactcgTTACGTGGAAAGATATTAGCCGAGATAGAGACAACTGCAGCCATATGTATGCTGATACATTATTGAAGCACGATTCGCTACACAATAAGTCATACATAATATATGTACTTTTATATGGGTTTATATCGAGTTCTACCGATAATCACACGCTAGGTTTGTTTCATACAACTCTGCACACACACAAACGAAGATACTGGTTGTACAACAGATATCGGTTTTCCCTTCACTTGTTTATGTCAATGTAACAGAGTTGTGGCTTtagtggttaaaaaaaaacaaacaacaacttggATTTGAAATGAAGTGTCACAAGTAATCGCTCTCTCTCTTTTGACCGTGACCTGACCGCACGAGGCGGTGGACTCCCCATTATTGCGAGTTGCCAAATCTGACAGCTTAGAACACGAACTGATTCCGTACAGAGGAGTTAAATTTGACAGTTTATAACACAAGTTTATTCTACGTAGCTGAGGTAAATCTTACCAAATTTCGCAGCTTATAACACAAATAAGTTTATACAGCACAGTTAAGTctgatcaaattattttatataacagaatTAAATCTGACCATATCTTACAACTTAGAACACAAATTGATTCTATATAGCTCAAGTAAATCTAATCAAATCTGGCAGTTTATGACCGAGATATATGCCTTTAAGGAAATGTttgttcatattgttataaattcaCCTACATTTCTGTACTGTATGTACAATACATATGTTCTACCCTTCCACTAGGAACTCACAACATCCTTGAATCTCTTGTTCGAAACATAAAGACATAAAGGACAACTTAAAGAGACCATGTGGTTcgtctattttttttttctgcagctGTAGAGCTATATGTCATTTTGCCCCATTGCACTTGTTTTTGGTACGCTCGTGACTTTCAAAATATGCAAGTAACtggttttaaagaaattaaatcgACACTTTGAATGATCAgtgataaacaaaaattaatgcaCTTGCAGGGTGGCGtagttttatggttgtttttttaacttatgaaCAATTAGTTTCAAGTGCAAATTCTGTGCACgcgtaaaacttaaataaaaaatcaaataaaaagtatcgttttttatgttaataagatatcataaacttaaaaaataatttatcatatattaatgTCCTATAGAACAAACAGTGCAAAGAGAAATAGGCCTTGTTTTTGTCACAAAGTAGGTTACAGAAACAACAGTTCTATATAAATAGATTCATTCGATAAGTCGTCTATGTAATAGCCTCACAATAATGGTGGTCAGCGGTAAATATGTTAGGTGACGATGCTACAGATCGAGTTAAGCTACCCATTGGGCTATCTATCTGTTGTGTCCTGCCcgctatgggtatcgaaactcgatttttagcatcGTAACCCTTCATATTTACTGCTAACCACCATTACTGTGAAACTATTATATAAACGACTTATCGAATTGAATGCATTTATATAGAACTGTTATTTTGTCTATTtaactgctttgtttgtttgaacaaaTTTGTCAAAATCCTTTTTTTCTTGTACTTACTTTCGTGtaattgtaaatgtattttagtagCTTCTTCTTTTGTTACACGTAACACTTTCACTGCCTCCAGTTTTTCGACATTCATTTAGTCTTCCATTTCTATGAATTCTTCATGGATGAGCTTTCTTCCCACAACGATGGAAAGTAACACCAACAGTTGCACAGTAAATGAAACTTCCTTGCCACGTTCGCAAAACGAAAAACTAATCCATTTGTGTACGTAAAAATCAttcatattgaaaaatatataactgtCTTGTATTTTCAAGAAACTATTTGAATTACAATTTATTAACAAGTTTAGAGTGACGAGTGGTCAATGTGTGGGGCTGAGGATCCGAAAGATCCGTGTTTTCAGCCGTAAGTACGTTAGAAAAAAATGACAGTCATTCCTGCTAAAGTGGTCGTATAAACGGCGGAaagtgctgactagctgcctaaGAAATTGGGATTACGACTAAATGTTGGGGCTTCACACATGaccattttgtttctgtttccCATTCTCGAATTGAAAGTGGCCAAATAccaaaatttgtaacaaaatttatttaactatcttacgaattataacactatgtaacacaaattttgtttctggatagtatatgttattttttaatttctgttgcaaaagtacagaaaatggccattatttccttcaaactttgcttttgtgacctggataatgaagtgttagaaattaacctattttctttgtaaaaacgggcaaatttgcacattttcatttacattaggtctgaataaaacaacatatgaatcaagatttatatgtatttatactaaagttatacaaaaatgtttagaagtgagtagttttcgagagttgcgactgtaatgtaaatcactttcatgtgtcagcccccaaatatagtctcacatcgtgttttcgttatacgctccctgGTAGCgttgttcaaagtccagtatatcttggtggaagcgctcgccttgctcctctgagtatgctcccatgttctccttgaatttatcaagatgagcgtcaaggatatggtcTTTCAGGGACATCgagcagcccattttgccgtagttcttcaccagagcctcaaccagttccacataattttcggccttgtgactgtccaagaagccccgaaccattACCaaaaagctgccccaagctttttttttttttttttccttccgactgagcttcttgggaaattctgtgcaggagtttctttatttgtggtccaacgaagataCCAACTTTGATatttgcctcagacagctcaaGAAAGAAGTCTCAAAgtacttgaaagctgcagactctttatcaagagctgtgacaaattgtttcataagatccaagtttatgtgcaatggtgggaacattACCTTCTGAagatccactagtggctcacatttAACATTGTGcctccacagagaactcggtctgttgtggccagttcttcctattgtagtgcgctgcggtgtccctactgtcccaaaggcaaagataacagggaaacttggtaaagtatcctgggagacccatcaggaatgctaccattttgaagtctccgataacttcacagccatattcatcatacttcaaggcttctagcaaagtcttgatgctgttgtattccacTTTGAGATACACAGAATGAGCCAgtggaagagacggatacttattcccgttatggagcagcacaactttgaggcttctggatgagctatcaatgaagagttACCACTCGTTctggttacaggcaattccaattgcctcgcacagaccggatacattgtggcggaatcttgacgagtgaagaagcttgaaaaatgtcggtgacgcttcctctaacttgcgacttgcacacttatATCTAACAAATctcactccttgagcctagatgtcaaaagctcggcaatTCGACCTTGTTAGACCAAGATTTCTGTttaagtcattgaggtctctttggttggtgTAGTATGGgcttctctcaccagctgcatctCTGAatttgtaatctggatcttcaacgtctaccttctcttctaatttgctgctctcttctgaggacgGCTGCTTTCTCTTTGGCGGAGTggatacagggagctcagggcagt of the Tachypleus tridentatus isolate NWPU-2018 chromosome 13, ASM421037v1, whole genome shotgun sequence genome contains:
- the LOC143239535 gene encoding uncharacterized protein LOC143239535 isoform X2, which translates into the protein MDASDGRAAEFTTLQTARAYREHRQTHTGQGRGEPRVVGGPFVSLGRMSAGHQTADKQPFLLVSHRGLSTYHKHPTEVATSLPSGSTLLVDNTMSAPLLLRDILACKKGKHMEKRYPIRPGLRPLINNLTRHEDSVHSDF
- the LOC143239535 gene encoding uncharacterized protein LOC143239535 isoform X3, producing the protein MNVEKLEAVKVLRVTKEEATKIHLQLHESHQTADKQPFLLVSHRGLSTYHKHPTEVATSLPSGSTLLVDNTMSAPLLLRDILACKKGKHMEKRYPIRPGLRPLINNLTRHEDSVHSDF
- the LOC143239535 gene encoding uncharacterized protein LOC143239535 isoform X1, translating into MDASDGRAAEFTTLQTARAYREHRQTHTGQGRGEPRVVGGPFVSLGRMSAGNQDLRKYGNNVTGHQTADKQPFLLVSHRGLSTYHKHPTEVATSLPSGSTLLVDNTMSAPLLLRDILACKKGKHMEKRYPIRPGLRPLINNLTRHEDSVHSDF